CTGCTATCCATAATACGATAATGAGCCGCAAGACGCGTGCGTTTTATTCGATATTCCGGACCTGAAAAATCCGATTATTGCGATTTGCGACACCTTTCAACGACAGCGTTATGATTTGAACGCCGCCGTCGGGTTTCTGGCCTGCATGACGGTCGTACGCGCAGGCGTCGTGTCGTAAACGCGCGTTGCTGCGGCGGAAAAAAAGCCACCGGCGTACTACACAGTGTTATTGCCATATCGACTACAACGTTATAGTGATATTGTGGCGTGTGCGATTGCGTAAAGCGATCTGTTCGATATTCGGACACCGACCTTGACGGCGGACCGGAGTTCGGAGTTGAACAGCCGGCGCAGACCGCGGTAGTTGCGGCCGAGCAGTTTGCCTATCGTTTGGCCGGCCATCCTCGGGTCCGTGGCCACCGTGGTGGACGCCGCCCCGCCGCCGATCTCGTTGTCCGCGGTATTGGCCGCTGCCATCATCATCTGGTCGCCGGCCGCGGTGCTGCTGGCCGCGGGATCTCTGGCCGCCTCGTTGATCGTGTCGCGGACGATGCTCGACACGTTCCGGAATGCTTCTCGGGCGTCCGAAATGGTCTGCGGCATACAGAGAAAATgaatataagattaaaaaaagctCGTGGTGTTTGCGAGGTGTGTACGGTAGcgacttataattatttgcgtTTAAAGTCTAAAATACATCATGCgaaacgttaatttttttcatacaaatatttatgataattatttattaattaataataatattgtccatGTGTCGTAGCTTTAATCACACACAGTTCCTTATAAGCTTTTGGtaacttatacatttataaatgaaatgaGTCAAACGTtcgtaaaacaaattttattaaaataatgaaatatttcatgaaattttcaaacactACATGGTATACgacttatacaattatatagattcggattattattatttttttcaaagtattaaaaatctattaaaaaaaaaccgtaaaatctgtgttttaatattatctacattaAACCAATAATGGATcggttaagttttaaaaaagatattattcaaagctaaattatttgataataatataaataatgaaaaaatattattacatttatcgaCATTATTGAAGTCAATGATGAATTTCTAGATTAACGTCAAGTATTcatttacgatattattatactaacgcactacgtaataactaataatcatCAGACGCAAATCCAAAATAGGAAAATGTCTTTTCAAAAAGAAATTTAGctataatttaagtacatgATAGATTATAGATTTGATAACAGTGTCAACAattgtattcatgtttttaaattagtgaATTTTGAGGCGcataaactatatactataatatgtatatacatataacattaatCCTAATCGGTGGGCGGTCTTTAGCCTCCTTCCTTGATTCACGcctgataattattatcgacacttttacaatttcaatagttcttattttatgaataatgatgCAGAAATCgtttatatcttaatatacaaatgaaGTGACGTCGTGTTAATCGACATATTTTACAGTTGTATGGGTTTGGGATTGAGTAAAcggcatttttttaaatcgtttgtaTTGGATAAATTCAAATCTATAGATAGTAAACACGTGCGTTAAATTgacgaataaataaaacatcaaatatttttttttttattaaaatatgtaaaattaaaacgtaagatttttaaaaactaatttcgcATCTccgtattgaaaatattagttcTGTTTCaccgataattttttataccaaaaaaatatttttgacacaCACGATTGGATCTCAAAAATCCCGAAACCGAACGAGACGGGTGAGATTCACGTTCATCCGTTTGCGATCATCGAAAATTCGACAAACGCGAATAACGGTTGACTGCATTACGCACAAACTCAAAAGTCATAACCTATGGATGATATACACCGCCCGACGGCTTTAAAGATCGCGTGAACTTTTTTCTCGACTTTacgatatgtttattatattgtaaatcgaATCGATGGTATGGTGTGGTATTTCAATCACAACATTCGtgcagataaataatattaccgaCCATAATCTCGAGTCGGACACCGGTCAAGGCATATGgaccctatatatatatatatataaaaccgtCGGAAGTCCTATCGGATTTTCCTCTCGCGAAATATACGCCTACATATTAACGCgcgttttataatgatattggtATACTCACGCCGCCGATGAGCGAAAACGTCAGCGCCACAACTCCGGGTTCGCGGTTCGCGTTCTTGTTGAACAGCTGCCTCTTCTGTCTCGAcgcgtcgtcgtcgtacaGCCTCTGTCCGGCCGGCTGCTGCTTGTGCTGCTGTTGCTGGTGCCACAGGTGGATGTAGTCGGCGGCTTGCGGACCGCGGAGTTCGCGCGCGGCCGCGTCGGCCATCGGCACCATGGACGCGACGGTCAAGAGTGCGGCCGACGACAGCACTACGGCCAACAGAGCGGCCAACAAGACGAACGCGGCCGCGGAAGCGGAGGCGACAAACGCAGCGGCCTCGGACGGCGGTTCGCAACCAGGCGATTCGTCCGCGGGCGCCTTGCCGCTGTTTCTTCTGGTGGCCACTGCCACCGCCGGTTGCGGGGCCACCGTAACGGCCGCGGTCACGTAGCAACAAGCCAAGCAGTGACAGGCGACGTCGGTGGTCGCGGTCGTCCGCGATATCCGCTTGTCGTCCGCGGAGTGGCCAAATCCGTCGCTGTGTAAATGAaacgagaaaaaataaataaatattaatgataatgatactTCGGAACGCGCGACCATGTCGGATTTCGGGAACCAAAACTTTGTGAGTTTTTCGGGGAGCCGAAACGATATAGTGTACTTGTTATTATTCTGATTGAATAGGTATGTGCGCGAAGTTACACAACACGTGTTGACGTATAactgaaaaaactaaaatcatttttaactgtAATACGACTTGCGCGTGCCTGCGGTAAATCCAATAATCTGACAGGTATTCGCGAATGAGTGTGCGCAATAATCAATCGATATCGTTTGAAATCAAAGCGCGATTAACGATTTATAGTTAGACCAAAAATACAGTCCGTTCCTTGCGAGTCTCGACAGAAATCCGTCACTGAGCGAACAATAGTATGAATAACGTACTGTCTGTTCGTAGTCGGTTTCGTGGTATGTGTGTGACTCGAATGGTGGAAAGAGTAATATTATGACGTCTTATGTGGTGTGTGTGCCGCGTGCGTTGGCGCGGCAGCGTGACAGCGGTATTGTagcgtatacgtatataatatcggTACGACCTATCACGCGACGTCGATCTAACCGCGGAAGACTCCGTCGTcgtattaataattctttGGGCGAGACGGCGAAtgttgacaataataatagtaataataataataatataattattattgtcggaTACCACCTGTTACGTGACCGAGACGAGCGCATGTAGTGGTCGCACGGGGAGGCGACAACCATGCGTATCCTGCGCGCGTGCAAGTACACGTCGCATACACACagagtataatgttatatgccTACGAGACGCCGCCTATGTGTTCACGTTATTACGGTGATAATTGACCGGAAAATAATAAGCGCTGCGGCCCATACCCGCGACGTTACGTACGCGTATTACTGTCGTATCGCAATGATATACACattgataatacataatatgttatagcgCGCGGACGCTATAACGGGTAGTGTGTATACGGTCCGTTCCCGCGCGATCGTCCAGAAGCACTTCAATCGATAAACGATATGTTGTTTTGATTACACGtgcgttataatattgtacaggtGCGTACGGCATCCGCGTAACCGTCACGATATTATGCTCGCGCACGTCGACCGCGTAATGCACACGacatataacataatgatAACACCACCACCGTTACCTGTTCAGCCTTCGCGACCGCGCCCGCGCCCACGCTTCATTTTGCGCGCGAAAACCGACTCGCGTTTGTACGGCCGCGAGCCCGAAGGCATTGCCCGTTATGCACTTACCGCTTATGCCGCACTACACTGTTTATACCGTAGTCGGCAGCGGGCCGTTATTATTTCTGACAATCGCACGGCCGAAAATACTCGTTTCCGATTAATAGGTCGCACTTCCTGACGCCGGTCgttacatcaaaaaaaaaaaaaaaaaaaaaaaatacattgatgTCGTAACCGATTTTTTTTCCCCGTTGTTTCTCTTTCAAGTTTTGCAAAAACGAAACGAACCCGATGGCAACCACGGCTATGGGTTTTTTCTTTCATACTACCTATCTCGTAACCGTGCAATATCCAACAACGGTACTGACACGATACCACTTATTGTTGTAAGTGACTTTGAATCCGTTTTTAcactttaaatcaaattaaaaacaaaagttttagtttccgctattattttattaaaattacctatttcaAACACCTTATTAAACGGTCACGTGGCCTCTTAGCAAAATACGTCGATATCAGATTACTGTACGTTATCTcggttaatgtatttttaacataattaatacttatacctaGGCAGGTATAAGGGTTTGTGATTTTATCGATTTAACTTCAATattcattagaaaaaaaaaaaaaaacattttatttattgcacgAAACCTAAACTTTAGTATACTAcacaatttagaaataataataatttaaactaactaGTTTTCACTTATCGAGAGAATACAATTACTACctacttaattcaataatgcattttagGTTACCGAAATTCTAACACACGACATAACCAGCTCTTTCTAACTTTTCTTTAACTAGATCGTGCCCATACTTGTCAGCACTTTATAATTGGTATGCATATACTGTACACGGAAAGCACGTCATACAGCGTGTAAAACGTCGAGACGACGACGTAACAATACACGTTTTCGATTGTTTCACTCGCGGTTTG
This genomic stretch from Rhopalosiphum maidis isolate BTI-1 chromosome 3, ASM367621v3, whole genome shotgun sequence harbors:
- the LOC113559844 gene encoding uncharacterized protein LOC113559844, which produces MVTARCTRGLTAGTSAATDCSDGFGHSADDKRISRTTATTDVACHCLACCYVTAAVTVAPQPAVAVATRRNSGKAPADESPGCEPPSEAAAFVASASAAAFVLLAALLAVVLSSAALLTVASMVPMADAAARELRGPQAADYIHLWHQQQQHKQQPAGQRLYDDDASRQKRQLFNKNANREPGVVALTFSLIGGTISDAREAFRNVSSIVRDTINEAARDPAASSTAAGDQMMMAAANTADNEIGGGAASTTVATDPRMAGQTIGKLLGRNYRGLRRLFNSELRSAVKNSPGNIRDFAVELMGSIGQSLRPSNLFSRGQINDTTTAAGRR